Proteins from one Elgaria multicarinata webbii isolate HBS135686 ecotype San Diego chromosome 3, rElgMul1.1.pri, whole genome shotgun sequence genomic window:
- the LOC134395515 gene encoding zinc finger protein 154-like produces the protein MAAVEGDAPGLAFPFEAMLNQGLKTEEPEPTGPELRNSTGNRLCSIRVESFRDCEERTPSEEVKQEPHKRLQECWEAQLQAFLKRVDFPQSEWRNPQLPGTVPVQTMAFLPPCEGVADSREQPGARELAQFLPGMCLEAQQTGGQLSGNAEADCRQVKEDLDADATILDTDAGRQRFRQFRYLEADGPQEVWRQLWRLCHQWLKPERRTKEQILELVVLEQFLTILPQEVQKWVRDGGPQTSSWAVTLAEDFLLRHPEVQVPELIKVVAVHCPEGERASSDTRQGLLFREIKQEVDCDASPPGGDGEPQEEKQNQAEHSREAEPCWMLPGRGQQDVSHRLDQGEVSECRQENCPLAKARGEHLLGDRTALERVQAGGKRHICSVCEKSFSQRSSLTVHKRTHTGERPYECPDCGKRFSHCSNLIAHKIVHTGDRPYPCADCGDRFRHRSHLIAHRRVHTGERPHKCTSCGKSFNQRSALTVHERTHTGERPYKCSDCGKGFNQRSILLAHERTHTGERPFKCSDCGKSFKQLSALNAHARSHTGERPYSCSDCGKSFTRSSLLAKHKRTHTGEKPYGCADCGKHFSQRSQLVNHKRTHTGGET, from the exons ATGGCTGCAGTAGAAGGAGATGCGCCAGGGCTGGCTTTCCCATTTGAAGCAATGCTGAATCAGGGATTGAAAACAGAGGAGCCAGAGCCCACAGGCCCTGAACTGAGGAACAGCACAGGAAACCGCCTTTGTTCTATCCGTGTGGAGAGTTTCAGGGATTGTGAGGAACGGACCCCATCAGAAGAGGTCAAACAGGAACCTCACAAGCGGCTGCAGGAGTGCTGGGAGGCCCAGTTGCAGGCGTTTCTGAAAAGAGTAGATTTCCCCCAGTCAGAATGGAGAAACCCACAGTTGCCAGGGACTGTGCCAGTTCAGACAATGGCTTTTCTGCCCCCCTGTGAGGGAGTAGCTGATTCCCGTGAGCAGCCTGGTGCGAGAGAGTTGGCCCAGTTCCTGCCAGGCATGTGCCTGGAAGCCCAACAAACTGGTGGCCAACTGTCAGGTAATGCCGAGGCCGACTGCAGGCAGGTGAAGGAGGACCTGGACGCAGACGCCACCATCTTGGACACAGACGCAGGCCGCCAGCGTTTCCGGCAGTTCCGCTACCTGGAAGCCGACGGGCCCCAAGAGGTCTGGAGGCAGCTCTGGCGGCTTTGccatcagtggctgaagccagaaaggcgcacgaaggagcagatcctggagttGGTGGTTTTAgagcagttcctgaccatcctgcCCCAAGAAGTCCAGAAATGGGTCCGGGATGGCGGACCGCAGACCAGTTCCTGGGCTGTGACCCTGGCAGAGGATTTCCTGCTGAGGCATCCAGAAGTTCAG GTACCGGAGCTGATTAAGGTGGTAGCAGTACATTGCCCAGAGGGAGAGAGGGCTTCATCAGACACCAGGCAGGGACTACTCTTTAGGGAGATCAAACAGGAGGTTGACTGTGATGCCAGCCCACCAG GAGGTGATGGGGAGCCCCAGGAGGAGAAGCAAAACCAGGCAGAACATTCCAGGGAAGCGGAACCATGTTGGATGTTGCCAGGAAGAGGCCAACAAGACGTTTCCCACCGCCTTGATCAAGGAGAAGTCTCTGAATGCCGGCAGGAAAACTGCCCACTAGCAAAGGCAAGAGGAGAGCACCTTCTGGGTGACCGTACAGCCCTTGAAAGAGTCCAGGCGGGAGGGAAACGGCACATATGCTCCGTCTGTGAGAAAAGCTTCAGCCAGAGGTCCAGTCTGACCGTACACAAAAGGACGCACACAGGAGAGAGGCCCTATGAATGCCCAGACTGTGGGAAACGCTTCAGCCATTGCTCAAACCTTATTGCTCACAAGATAGTCCACACAGGAGACCGGCCGTATCCATGCGCCGACTGCGGGGACCGCTTTCGGCATCGCTCGCACCTCATCGCGCACAGGAGAGTTCACACGGGAGAGCGGCCGCACAAATGCACCAGCTGCGGGAAAAGCTTCAACCAGAGGTCGGCCCTCACTGTGCACGAGCGAACCCACACGGGAGAGCGGCCCTATAAGTGCTCGGACTGCGGGAAAGGTTTTAACCAGAGGTCGATTCTCCTCGCGCACGAGAGGACCCACACGGGCGAAAGGCCATTCAAGTGCTCAGACtgcgggaagagctttaagcagcTGTCGGCTTTGAATGCGCATGCGCGGAGCCACACCGGCGAGAGGCCGTACAGCTGTTCagactgcgggaaaagcttcaCGCGCAGCTCCCTCCTCGCGAAACACAAGAGGACGCACACCGGAGAAAAGCCGTACGGatgtgcagactgtgggaagCACTTCAGTCAACGCTCACAGCTTGTTAATCACAAGAGAACTCATACTGGGGGGGAAACATGA
- the LSM2 gene encoding U6 snRNA-associated Sm-like protein LSm2, translating into MLFYSFFKSLVGKDVVVELKNDLSICGTLHSVDQYLNIKLTDISVTDPEKYPHMLSVKNCFIRGSVVRYVQLPADEVDTQLLQDAARKEALQQKQ; encoded by the exons ATG CTCTTCTACTCATTTTTCAAGTCCCTCGTAGGAAAGGACGTGGTGGTCGAGTTGAAGAATGACTTGAG TATATGTGGGACGCTGCACTCTGTGGATCAG TACTTGAACATTAAGCTCACAGACATCAGTGTGACAGATCCAGAGAAATATCCTCACATG CTGTCTGTCAAGAACTGCTTCATTCGCGGCTCCGTCGTCCGTTATGTCCAGCTGCCGGCTGATGAGGTCGACACGCAGCTCCTGCAGGACGCCGCACGCAAGGAAGCCCTGCAGCAGAAGCAGTGA